The sequence CACGTCCTTTTGCAATGTTCTGGCCACACTGGAGACAAGCACTGGCTCTTGAAATAAAAACTCAGCAGCGGACACCTCAGGACaatatattaaaagaaatatagtGAGGTGAAGGGCAGTGGCTGTTTCTCATAGTGCCCACAAATCAATGAGGCGTACTGAGGCCTTTCTGTCCAAGCGCTAATCTCTTACAATAACAGTGTTCCCTGCTCTGTGCTTTTCGAGCTGGAGTTTCCGGAGATTTCAAGCAAATATCAAAAGCTTAATTGCCGTGTGGAATGTAAAGTCTTTATGTAAATATCAATAGTGCCTCAGTATCCAATTTGAAGAATGATAAAGTTAAGATGTGACTGCATGCAGCATGTAAATAGGGTCATGTGACCGTCGAATGTGGTTATAAAGTACATGACTTCTCTCACCATGTACTCCATATTGGACGCAGGAGGGTAAACCTGCCCCCGGAGCTTGTTGTGAAGGTCCAGGATGAGTTGCATGTCACTGGCTGAGATCGCCCTCCTGCCCCTGGGCCTCGCCTCCCACCATGACTCCTCCTTCTCCAGGTAACTCTGCAGCATCTCCTCCACCTGGGTGGCGTTGGGGATCACCATTGCCACTGCAGCTTCAGCATACAGAAGAAACAGAGCGTGGAACAACAGGGGCAATTGTGAAGGCTTCATGGCCAGATAAGTCCCACAGTTTGATTTAATGGTACTTTAACCTGTAAGGAAAGGAGCAGAAAACACAGTCAAGGTCTATTTCAGTTGCAAATGAACACtacattgttttaaatttagACTTTCTTTAGGATTGGTTTTATGTGACTAGACCTCAACTAACTTGCTTTAGGTTCTGACGTAATGCAATCAATTTATGTTCTATTCCTACTGAATTTGTGTTAAAAGTAACTGGATTTTGGCCTCGTGCCattggatattcattcattatctgtaatctggagcacccggaggaaacccacgcagacacagggagaacacaccacactcctcacagacagtcacccggaggaaacccacgcagacacagggagaacacaccacactcctcacagacagtcacccggaggaaacccacgcagacacagggagaacacaccacactcctcacagacagtcacccggaggaaacccacgcagacacagggagaacacaccacactcctcacagacagtcacccggaggaaacccacgcagacacagagcgaacacaccacactcctcacagacagtcacaaggtggaaacccatgcagacacagggagaacacaccacactcctcacagacagtcacccggaggaaacccacgcagacacaaataaaacacaccacactcctcacagacagtcacccggaggaaacccacgcagacacagagagaacacaccacactcctcacagccagtcacccggaggaaacccacgcagacacagggagaacacaccacactcctcacagacagtcacccggaggaaacccacacagacacagggagaacacaccacactcctcacagacagtcacctggaggaaacccacgcagacacagggagaacacaccacactcctcacagacagtcagggtTGCGTAATATTAATTGTAGTATTCCAATTAAATCTAAAATTTTACTCTGGGtcaataaagtgttatcttATCCTGTCTTATCTTAAACTGTAGTTTTATATAATGGGCATTTATCGTTAATAAATGCATTCTGGTTGATTGTAGATGTATTTGCTCTCATAGTTTTGCTACAGTTTGGATCCTGGTTTAATGCAGTTGTGCTGAGAATGTAAGCCATTCATGTTCTGGTTGCATGCATGTGGGTTTCGGTCTGAATCATGCAGTAGTGTCTTGGTCCAAACTAATTGGGTTTGAACATACAATCAGCTTTTAGACTTATTTATTTGGGTTTTAGCTTCATCCAGCTGGTTTCAGGGCTCATACAAATGCTTCTCATTCATGCAGCTGTGAACTGCACTGTCAGCATTTTTGCACAAGGAACTGTAGCTATCAAAGCAGGttgacacacacatgcaatatTTCACGAGATTGTGCCTTACATTAAATGTGCAAACAGCAAAACCATCATCAAAGccaactttttttctttttttttaaagacatctACTAAAACACACTGCAGTTTGCATTTAAAACTAACCATGAGTAAAGTTCTCTGACTGCAAAAACAATGCACTTTACTGTGATACTCACCTTCTGTATCGTGTCCCCCACTGAAGCGGAGAGTGTTAGTGTCCAGCAGAAAAGTTTGCAGTGCAGCCCTCACTGGATTATTTCAGGTTTGTTTGATTGCCCTGCAGGTAGAATATTTGCCTTGGAACTGGAGCATCTGAGTTCAGTAAAGCACCAGAAATGCTGCCTCTGCTCTTATATCCTCCATGTGGCTTCAGTTAGGCGTGACTTGTgggccaccccccccccccaccaccccccttacacacacacacacacacacacacacacacacacacatttcccccTTTACACCGCAAAGCCCCCAAGAGCACTGACCATGCTTTACTCTCGAAGGCAACATCCACTGAATTTTCAGaatttctgcataatttctgATTCCAGATAAATGTATCcagatttattttacacatccaCTGTCTCAATCACTGTCTCACAATCAATGTGAGATGCACGAGTCTCAGGTCACCTTGTCTAATGCCAAGCACAGATTTGAACCTTGACTGATCGGCTGTGTTTGAGGtgtaaacaatgaaaaatttgATTTCTTCCAGAACCATGAGTTTGAGCCTGTTGTAGCTGTCATATGTTAATGTGGTGCACAAGTTTTGATGAAATGTGACTAAAATCAACAGCTCTTCCCTCTGTGGCTGCTGCTGTGCATCTGGAACAGCTGGAAACAGTGAAGTCCTCTGTGAAAAGAGAAAGCCCACCACACTGCTCTGATTCACCATTCACTGCTGCTCCATCTGTGACTGTGCATATGGCAAAAATAACACTGGGCAGCTTCTAAAATAACAGCACTCCCAGGGTGCACTACTGgggatatatattttattgtgattattattttttttattgtaactgttttgatgaatttaaatgaatttctattaattaatttatgctTTGTTTGtgacatttatgtttttattgttattactattcttcttattattaacaacaacaacaacaataacaataacaataataataataataatcctgttagtgttgttgttatttaaaACGCTGGTGCTGTTGATACCACGATTTTAATACTATTCTGAaaccttaaaatataaaaagcctATATTCGGTTTATTCAACCTGTCCTTCCACTGTGTGACATAGAGAGCAGTTATTAATGGAGCCAGAAGATGGCAGCATTAGGCGAGTTTTATAAACTACAGATTTCTACTGTGATGTCCCCCATGCAAAACTTCAGGAAGGCTTTGCGCTGGATgtttgaacactgctgtgaggatctgattgaaCTCAGCAGTGAGAGCATTATTGAGGTCTGCATCACAAACTCCACCCCATTCCACCTCTCAAGAGTAAACAGCTCCAGTGTTTCAGAGTAGCCATAGCTTTGCACTAGAACGTCCcatttttctctgtctgtggtgtgtccaCACTAACCTGTGCAGATCAATGTTGAAGACTAATGTATTCCTCTATGTCTCAGGCTTAATGTAGGCAGCAGCTTGACCTATATCTTTTTCCTGTGAAAGCTGAACTAATATAGATTGGGGGTTTGGAGGCTGTAGGGGGGAAGGAGGGGCTGAAGGAGGGTTATTTTTCAATTTCCGATCGTCTCAGATCCAGTGCCAGCTCCACAGGCCCAGGaagttagaaaaataaaaagggacGAGGCTTTGGCCAGAACAAACAGACGGTTGATTTGTTGTTTCTTATGGTCCTGCTTCATCAGCACTGAGGGGTGCTAGAGGTTTCTTCACTCAGACTAGTCTTTCTCATCCGTGATGTGTACATGAGACCTCTATTAAATATGTCATCTCACTTTATATGTAATTTTATCAGTAATGGATGAACTGTAGTCCTGTACAACGTCATAGGGGATGAATACAACAGAACAACAGGCATTAACAGAATCCTCTGCATCTACCACAAGAACATATTATAAGTCTACACTTTTAAACCAAGACATCACATTAAACACAACAGCTCATATATGCATAATTAATTATGACGTGTTCtccctgggcggcacggtggcgcagcaccgtattcccgccttgcgcccgatgattttaggtaggctctggaccccccgcgaccctaaattggataagcggttacagataatggatggatggatgtgttctccctgtgtctgcgtgggtttcctccgggtgactgtctgtgaggagtgtggtgtgttctccgtgtctgcgtgggtttcctccgggtgactgtctgtgaggagtgtggtgtgttctctctgtgtctgtgtgggtttcctccgggtgactgtctgtgaggagtgtggtgtgttctctctgtgtctgtgtgggtttcctccgggtgactgtctgtgaggtgtgtggtgtgttctctccgtgtctgcgtgggtttcctccgggtgactgtctgtgaggaatgtggtgtgttctccgtgtccgcgtgggtttcctccgggtgattgtctgtgaggtgtgtggtgtgttctccctgtgtccgcgtgggtttcctccgggtgactgtctgtgaggagcgtggtgtgttctctgtgtccgcgtgggtttcctccgggtgctccggtttcctaccacgctccaaaaacacacattggtaggtggattcgtgactcaaaagtgtctgtaggtgtgtgttgtcctgtgaaggactggcgccccctccagggtgtattcccgccttgcgcccaatgattccaggtaggctctggacccactgcgaccctgaactggataagggttacagataatgaatgaacgaatgataaTTACGACACAAACACAAGACTCATTTTAACAGAGCAccactttatttatatttattcagtacAAAAGCTGAATGAGATACTTTGGGCAGAATAATGTAAATAAGagtaaaacaaactgaaataaatatacatcCTCAGTGCATTCCCTATCTCACAATGTGGGagtttacatttaattcaaaTCCACTACAACACAAACTGGAGCTGTCTGAATGGTGTTGTAACTGCAGGTTAATAGGATTATTTGTGTACTATGAATACAGAAATTGGTAGGATATAAACAGAGGCATTTATAGTTGGGACTATTTCATGGAAAAGCAAATTGCTGTGTTTCTTCCAAATTAAAATTTGCAAAAATAAAGAGACTTTAGACAAGATATTTTCTCTAAGAAAGTGATTTGACCAGAAATATCCAAGCATTCGAATGTGACTCTATTCAGTTATATTCAGTACAGTAATATATAGTGTAATATAGCACAAGTGAGCACCATGTATGATGTGACAATGAGCACCATGTAAGAGGTGACGGTAATACCCCATAACGTTGTCTCAGCATGGACTTCCATGCCTCGGCTTAAATGACTGTTGAGAGGTACtggtaaaaaagaaacaaaaacacattcacatcaaCTCATATAAGAAGTGTCAGGTCACTGGACGGGACTGCATCGAAAAATCAAGCagaatgtcatttttttttaatttgtttaaagaaaTTGTGCAATCTATAAACAGCAACTCAAACAAACAGGGGTTTCCAAAACTGGAGTTcaaacatgattaaaatctaCAGAGAAAATGGGACTCCCACACAAGGCCTGGTAAAGCACCAAAACTGTCCTCATCATTTCACAAAGGACAGCCAATTCTGCACAACTGTACACAACGTCCTTAGGTGCGCTGATGTGGAAGACATGTTTTGGCcgatgaaaacacacacacactctctgtagTTGTTGATATGAACATGCCACATCAGTAATCATAGATATATAAGATTTGACACTGACCAAAACACAGATAGAGTTGTGTTGAAGCACCTTGGCAAAGCCCTGACAGTAAACCTTTAACAGAAGATCAATATAAGTATCAGTGAAACAGCAAAACTTGTGTATGGAGATATTTATCACAGGCTTTAAAGAGAAACTCCACTGAATTTTCCGTGTTGTAAAATTCATCCCAATACATCATTGGGAGAATCATTCACAGtgttggtgaatggaaccagacatcagAAGACATCAAAAAAACGTTTAAAAACCTTTACAGATATGAAGTATAAAAGCTCAGAATTCAGTAAATGAATTGACAATGCGACGTCTGGTTACTTTCGCCAACACTTCAGTCTAAACCTTTCTGAACGCTCTCACACAAAAACTCATTTTGAAAACGATTGGTGGAACTCCCCTTTAACTGTGTACCAGTACAAACCTCAGTTATCTAAAGCAGCAGCATAGGTGCATACTTAAAAATAGTCATTAAAAAGTCATAAAAGTCTTAGGATTAGCATaatttctggatattttgtaTAAAACTTGACACAAATACAATGATGTACAAAACACTGTGTTCCACATATTGTCGTCTATTCTGATAACATTAAAACAGATAGCTTATTTAAACCAGTACATGAAGTTGGTGTTAAGAGCAGGGAAGCACATGTTGTTGCTGCAGGATCCGCCATAGCTTGGGGGGCATGCTGAGCATGGGACCCCCACTCTATACGGAGCTTCTCCTATCCAGTTGCCTCTGAAAAACACACCATTGCACACATTAGCACAGATTAATGCATTCCTAAATGATCCAAGTTCACTGAGAACACCAAGCAAAGCCCAAACTGATTTATGAAGATAATTTTGCAcattcaatccacctaccaattagTGTTATTGGATTTTAACAGGAAACCAGAGTGCCTGGTGtaaacccttgcagacacagggagaatacaccaaaagCGTCATAGACAATGACCTGAGGTGAGGGTCAATGTGGAGATGCGTAGCAATATCACTATCCACAGCTGTACACACAGGTTTATTGTGTACAGCAGTTTGGCTCCACCCACTTTAGCCCTGCCCCGCCCACTGAGACCTTTTATGTaccagtcttaaaggcacagtattAAAAACAGCTGTACTTATAGAGGACTAAGAGCAGTTGTTTTTGTCTGCTCTGTAACGTCTGAATCGGCTCATCACCTGATAATTACCACAACCTTCTTAAGTAAAATCAGATGTTTGGAAGGAGGAAAAAGTCAGTGTGGACTAAAGACCATTGTGCTTAGGTGTTTTTAACCCTTAGTGTCACCAAAAGCATGCTGCACTTTCAAGTAAATTATTTCCCGCCTGTAGCTCACAGAACGAAATGGAGAAATTGTGTGGAACCTATCAATTTATTCCACATTAGTGtttaaaagaagaaagaaagaactatTTTTTTGTCCTGCCAATACACAGAGTAAATCAAACCCAAAATATAACCAAAATGCAATCAGTAAATCAGTCAAATATTTACAGAAGGATTGAGTGTTTATCTGAGAGAGGTTACTCACTTTGGGGAGTAATTACACACAAGGTAAGTGGCCTGTCTCCACACTGCTCCCCACACCACCATGTTGTAACACACATGAACAGCACACCCCACTCGGTTTGACGTGGCCCAGACCATCTGCACACAAAAACCATCAGGACGAGCACAACTTTATGCCCAAATGCTGCTTTAACTCAGGCCTTCCTTTGGTCAGGACTTACCTGTGTGTAGTGGGTGCACATGGGTCCATAGCAGCGCATGGGGCACCTGGGGTTACAGTCCCGTGGATATGGAAAAACATAATCCTTCACTTCATCGTACCAGGGTTTGACCAACTGGAGGATAGAGCGATAACTGGGGAAAGAAATAGAATAATGAATGCTGACAGACTTTTTAACGCAGCACTGCACAATGTGGAAAAAATACCATAATTCTAAATTCAGATCATCTGTGAATGGccaatttaaacacaagagtttTGATTTATACACCTACAAGAGTGTGTCAAGGCTTGTCACACTACaagaacatttattcattcattcattcattcattatctgtaacccttatccagttcagggtcgcggtgggtccagagcctacctggaatcaaatcaaatcaaatcaaatcaaatttatttatatagcgcttttcacaactgatgttgtcacaaagcagcttcacagaattccagtaagacaaagatttgacatgaaatgtaaaaacaaatgtaaaaccctcaattgagcaagccaggggcgacagtggcaaggaaaaactcccccatctgaggaagaaaccttgggaggaaccaaggctcacaaggggtgacccatcctcctctggtcaaggatcatcattgggcgcaaggcgggaatacaccctggagggggcgccagtccttcacagagcaacacagacacacacacattcactcacacactcatacctacggacacttttgagtcgccaatccacctaccaacgtgtgtttttggactgtgggaggaaaccggagcacccggaggaaacccacacagacacagggagaacacatcaactcctcacagacagtcacccggaggaaacccacgcagacacaggaagaacacaccacactcctcacagacagtcacccggaggaaacccacgcagacagagggagaacacaccagctcctcacagacaatcacctggagtgggaatcgaacccacaacctccaggcccctggagctgtgtgactgcgacactaacctgctccaccaccatgccgcccactgCAAGAACACGTGTCAGCAAATAACGGTTCAAGAACAACGTTGCTCAATTAGTTTTTGGATTTCAGGTATTTCCCTCTGTGTTgcataatattacatttattctttccattcattcatcttctaagTTAGTTATATCTGAAACTGGGTTTCcatgggcccagagcctacctagaagaACTGGCTGCAAAGTTCAATGGCCACATTCTCTCATTAGACACTAACAGACAACGTATTTCAGACTGTGTTTGGTTAGAAGCTCCAAGCACACAATTAAATGCATCGTCATCCGTTAGAGGGTCCATTTGCATATTGTACTCTTCTGTGAATATGCTGCGCAACGACTAAGAcagcagtgtttatttaaatatgatatACTTAGCATCACTACTGTGTAGTAGCATTTATAACAGAAATGCAGAGGAATTGCTATAACGTCATCAGCCTGACGTTAACTGCCTAAAAACCAATAATAAATCCTTAACCAGAAAATGAATTCATATTTGCTGGTTTCTAAAGAGTCTGTCCATGGTCCTGAAACGTTGAATTAACAAAATCCTTATTTggaatttgtgttttattaagtAACTTggtaataacattaaaaatattctgTATATAACAAGTCAACATTTTAAAGACTCAATCCAGAGTGGGTGAGACTTACTTGCCGGTTCGTACGGCGAGGTTTTGGCCGAGGTATCTGAGCAGATACGGGGGTCCGTGGTCCCAGATGCAAGTGGCTGCCCAGGCCTCTGCCGACCGAGCCAATCCCTCGTCCCACATCTGCTCATATTCAATGATCAAATTAAACACAGGTTTTGTTTAGACACCAATTGTTCATAATATTAATGTGATCAACTTCTGCACTCATTATCCACTTTCCTGCTCCGTTGACCATATAAgcacactttgtagttctataattacagactgtagtctgtctgtagctctgcatactttgttagccctctttcaccctgctctttaatggtcaggaccagcACACAGTCGTAtttatttgagtggtggatcattcactGCACTGATTTGGCTttgatgtgttggtgtgtgttgtgctggtatgcgtggatcagacacagcagtgtcactGGAGTTTTTACACTCCTTAGTTTCAATGCTGGACTTAGAACATTTTACCAAGCACATAGATATGTCCATGTCTTTTCTTTAATACTGACTCTGGGTCTAATAATAGCATGCCTTTAAAGTCAGTGTGTcttctatgtctgtgtgggctttGAACATTCAGCATTATAGAGTGTGAACTCTATTAAGTAGAGAATTTTAATTCCCTACAGAATCCATATTGTAGACAAATAACATCAAACATGAGACTGGAtaccatttttaatttacttttaatttattttttttaatccagtCTGGAGGCCTGATCCTGTGAAAGGGGGTTTGAATTCTATCAGTGAAAGCAGCAGTAAAACATGAACACTGCTTCTATTAAAAGAAGCACGTATCTGTTTCAATACCAGGTTGATCTTAGATTTAGGAAATATGTTTGAAAATATGTCCATCTTGCTCCCCTTGGCCATGTAAGGAAGTATTAAAACGGACAGCTGAATGCTAAAGACTGTCCAccagagggaacacacacacgaacCGTGGAGTTCTTCGGTTTTACCGAACGGTGGTGCTGTTTCTTCAACTGTGCTGGGCTTCATATCCATTCAGAGCTTGGAGTTGGACTGAAGAACAAAAAATAGCCAAAAGCTGGGTTCTTGCCCTTAAACAGGTGCGGGAATGTGTTAACTAAGATGTAATGAAGGATATAGACTTTATTACTTTCAAACCAAACCTGGTCATTTAAACCGGAAGCTCCACAAAAAGCACATCCTCCCAGAAGTTTACAGACACACGCTCATCCAAAAttgcttctgaaatgaaggatgTTAATAAAAACTGCGCCTGCAAAAGCGTTTTCTAATTTAGtgggaaagctttacactaaacgttggaacatttctatgaggatttgattgcagtcAGCCACGAAAGCATTAGTGAGgacaggtgctgatgttggatgattagctccACCACGCTGACTCATCCCAGAGCTTGGCTTATTGCTCCATAGAACTCACTCAACCCTATTCAGGGCGGGGGGGTTCTACTAATAAAGCCGTTCTACTGAGATGACTAAAGCATGGATTACGTCCTCCTTCAAGTAGAGAACTTCCAGAAGAAAAACTTCTAGTTTAACTGATACAAACTTTGATTCCACTCATTTGTGAAGGGTGTCTAACATTTTCTTTGACTACTCACCATGTACTCCATGTTTGCCGCCGGCGGGAAGACGTTGGCTCGGACTTTGTTGTGATAGTCCAGGATGGCGACCATGTCGCTCTGGGAGATGTAGCGCTTTTTCCTGGGTTTGGACAGAGACGCGTTAAAGGGCTCCT is a genomic window of Hoplias malabaricus isolate fHopMal1 chromosome X1, fHopMal1.hap1, whole genome shotgun sequence containing:
- the LOC136675866 gene encoding peptidase inhibitor 15-like isoform X2 yields the protein MRKSRFFFIDLMLFFLATGASALTLRNATDSLETGANVTIKNNVEEPFNASLSKPRKKRYISQSDMVAILDYHNKVRANVFPPAANMEYMMWDEGLARSAEAWAATCIWDHGPPYLLRYLGQNLAVRTGNYRSILQLVKPWYDEVKDYVFPYPRDCNPRCPMRCYGPMCTHYTQMVWATSNRVGCAVHVCYNMVVWGAVWRQATYLVCNYSPKGNWIGEAPYRVGVPCSACPPSYGGSCSNNMCFPALNTNFMYWFK
- the LOC136675866 gene encoding peptidase inhibitor 15-like isoform X1, which translates into the protein MRKSRFFFIDLMLFFLATGASALTLRNATDSLETGANVTIKNNVEEPFNASLSKPRKKRYISQSDMVAILDYHNKVRANVFPPAANMEYMMWDEGLARSAEAWAATCIWDHGPPYLLRYLGQNLAVRTGNYRSILQLVKPWYDEVKDYVFPYPRDCNPRCPMRCYGPMCTHYTQMVWATSNRVGCAVHVCYNMVVWGAVWRQATYLVCNYSPKGNWIGEAPYRVGVPCSACPPSYGGSCSNNMCFPALNTNFMFTVRALPRCFNTTLSVFWSVSNLIYL